Genomic segment of Candidatus Binatia bacterium:
GCCGGCCTCGAGCGCGCGGATCGTCCACGGACCGTGCAGGGCGTTCGGCAGCGGGTTGTAGATCGCGTCGACGTCGGGCGACGCGAGCAGCGACTCGTACGTCGGGTAGGCGCGCTCGATCCGATGCTTGACGGAGAAGTCGCCGGCCCGCTGCGCGTCGCGCGCCGCGATGCCGACGACCTTCGCCTCCGGAACCGAAGCGGCCGGACGCACCAGCGCCATCGGCGCGATGCGCGCGGCGCCGAGGATGCCGATCCGCAGCGGCCCCTCGGCGCGCGCCTCACCGCTGACCTGGACGTCCTCCGGCGGGACGCTCACAGCCCGAGGATCCGGTTGTAGCGCTCGAGCCGCGACACGTCGCCGCTCTGGATGCGCTTCGCGTGCATGTCGACCATCAGCATGTTGCGCCGGATGAACGACGCCGCGAGCTCGTACTTGGTCGGCACCACCTCTGCTTGGAAGAGCAGCTCCGCCGCCACCACCACGTCGATCACCATGTCGCACACCCGCTTCGCGTTGAGCAGCGCGTAGCGCGGATCCTCCATCAAGCCGGGCAGCGACGCCGTGATCGCGCCGATGCCGTCGCGCACCAGCTTCGCCTCCTCGGGGAAGCGGTCGTCGAGGTGCTCGAGGTCGGCGCGCGTCTGCTCGAGCGCGGTGAACAGCGCGCCCTTGCTCATCTCGCGCAGCGCGAAGCTCGCCTGGATCTCGGACGTGCCCTCGTAGATCGTCGTGATGATCGAGTCCGAGTGGTAGTGCCCGGCGGGCGACTCGGCCATGTAGCCGATGCCGCCGTGGATCTGGATGCCCGCGCGCGTCACGCGGTTCGAGACTTCGGTGCTGTAGTACTTGCAGAGCGGCGTGAAGAAGCGGATCAGCTGCGTGTTGCGCTCGAGCTCCTCCTGCAGCGCCGCGCGATCGACGCCCGGATCGTTGCGGTCGCTCGCGAGGTAGGCCTCGATCGCCGCCGTCATGTCGATCATCGCGCAGGTCCGGTAGAGCAGGGCGCGCGACGACTGGATGTCGAGCGCCATCAGCGTGAGCATCGACTTCACGAGCGGCTGCTCGATGATCGGCGCGCCGAACTGCACGCGCTCCGAGGCGTACGTGCGCGCTTGACGGTAGGCGGCCTCGGCGATGCCGATCGCCTGCGCGGCGACGCCGAGCCGCGCCTGGTTCATGAGGTCGAGCATGGCGCGGAAGCCGTTGCCGCGCTCGCCGAGCAGGAACGCCTCGGCGTGGTCGAACTCGACGGCGCAGGTCGGCGAGCCGTGGATGCCCATCTTGTTCTCGACGCGCGTCACGCGCACCGTGTTGCGCCGTCCGTCGGGCAGCACGACCGGACAGAGCAGCAGGTTGAGGCCGTTGGTCGTGCCCTTCGACTGGTCGTAGGTCGCGGCGTCGCGCGCCAGGACCAGGTGGACGTCCGAGCCGCCGTTGGTGATGAAGATCTTCGCGCCGTCGATGAACCAGCGGCCGTTCTCCTCGGTGGCGCGCGTCGTGATGCCGCCGAGGTCCGAGCCCGCCTGGGGCTCGGTCAGGTCCATGCAGCCCTGCAGCTCGCCGGACGCGAACCGCGGCAGGTAGCGCTGCTTGATCTCCTCGCTGCCGTACTTCTGGATGTCACCGGCGACGCCCGCCTGCAGGCCGACGATCGTCATCAGGCTGGTGTCGGCCCGCGAGACCATCTCGAGGTAATTCGAGTTGAGCAGGACGGGCAGTCCGTAGCCGCCATACTTCGGGTCGAGGATCAGGCAGACGAGGCCTGCCTGGCGCAGCTTGTCGTAGCCGCTCGCGATGTGCGGCGGCACGATGACGCGGCCGTCCTCGAGCCGGACCTCCTCGTGCCAGTGGTCCTTCGCCTCCGCTTCGATGTCCTCGCAGATCTCGCCGATCGTCTGGAGGATCGTCTTGAAGGTCTCGACCTCGCTGGCGACGTCGCCTTCCGAGCCGCGCAAGAGCTTGAAGTAGCGCGCCCAATCGACCCGGTGGTCGATGAACTGGCGCATGTCCTGGTGGAAGAATTCGCGGTTCATCCCGGCCTCCTTATCATGCAGCGCGTCATCGTCGAGCCGGGACGTGAGGGGGCTCGCGGGCCGTCCGCGAGGGGGACGCGCGTCGTCGGCGTCAGGATCTGCTGGCCGCGCGTGTCGCGATGCGCCGCCGGGCGTGCGTCAAGCTCCGCCGGCGGCGAGGCCGACCTCCTGGCCGTGCGACAGCTCGAGCGTGTGGCCGTCGGGGTCGGCGAGCATCGCGAAGTAGCCGACCGGCGCTCCGGCGTCGATCGGCCCCATGCGCAGGCGCCCTTCGGCGCGGGCGACGTCGCACAGGCGGTCGACGTCCTCGCGGGTCGCGCAGCCGACGCCCAGGTGCGCGAGCCCCTCGAGCCGCTCCTCGACGCGCTCGACCTCGATCAGCACGATCACGAACGGGCGCGTGCCGTCCGCGAGCCACACCACCTCGCGTCCGGTCGACGGGTCGCGCCGCCGGTGCACGACGTGCATCGCCGCATAGCGTTCGTAGAACGCGACGCTCGCCGCCGGGTCCGCGACCGGCAGCGCGACGTGCGTCAAGCCGACGTCGGACATGCGCTGCCCCGGTTTGCGCTTCGCCATCGCACGATCGCCACGCTCCGGCGTTCGGCGATCTGCCGCTTGACCGCCCGCCTCCGAGCGGGCACCGTTGTTGGCTGTTGTCCAGGGGTCCGCCGCGCCGTCGGAAACCGGCCGCCTTCGGGACTTCTGGCAGGAACCGCTCGAACCGAAGGAGGTCGATCGATGTCAGTACGCCGTTCCATTGCGTTGCTTGGTCTGCTGCTCGTTCCGGGGGTCGTGCTGCCCGGTGCGACGTCCGCCGCAGACCAGGATACGCTGATCAAGTACTACCGCAAAAAGAACAACGTCCCGCCGAGCGAGACCGTCACGGTGAAGGACGTCAAGGACTCGCCGATCAAGGGCGCGAAGCAGGGCGTCCTCGAGATCGGCACGCCGCCGCGCGCGCGCCAGGTGCCGTTCACCGCGTCGTCCGACTTCCGCTACGTGATCTTCGCCGAGGTCGACGACGTCACCGTCGATCCCGCGAAGGCGGTGATGGACAAGGTGTCGCTGAAGAACGAGGTCTGTCGCGGTCCGAAGGACGCGAAGGTGACCATCATCGAGTACTCGGACTTCCAGTGCCCGTTCTGCGCCAAGGGCTACAACACGATCGAGAACGAGGTGCTGACCGAGTACAAGGACAAGGTCCGCTTCTGCTACAAGCACCTGCCGCTGCCGTTCCATCCGTGGGCCGAGCCGAGCGCCATCGCGATGGAGTGCATGAAGCAGCAGAACCCCGACGCGGCCTGGGCGGTCTACCGCGGCTTCTTCGAGAAGCAGAAGGAAGTGACGCCGGCGAACGTCAAGGAGAAGGCGCTCGAGTTCGCGGCCAACGACAAGATCGACAAGGCCAAGTTCGAGGAGTGCTTCGACAAGAAGGAGACCCTCGACAAGGTCAAGGCGGACAAGGCCGAGGCGACCTCGCTCGGTCTGACCGGTACGCCGTCGTTCGTGATCAACGGCCGCATGGTGAAGGGCGCCCAGCCGGCGGCGAACTTCAAGGCCATCATCGACGACGAGCTCGCGTCGGCGAAGTGAGCAGCGCGGGGACGTGTCGCACGCCGGCACGTCCCCGCATCCATCCCGCCGCTCCCGCGTCCCGACGTGACGCCGCGCGCTCGCGTGGCGGCGTGCCGTCCCCGTCGCGGGTGCTAAAGTGCGCCGGCCAGGGACGGCCGGATGCTTCACGTCGATTCTCACGCTCTGGCGGCGACCCCCGCCGTCAATCATCGGGCGCGCGCTGCGCGCCTGGCGCAACGGGCGCGCGACACGCGCCTGACGCATCACACCCGCCACGCGCGTCACGCGCGCCCCACGGGCGCGTTCCCGCGTCGACCGTACGCGGGCGGCGACACGCCGTGGCTGCGCTGACGGAGCCGCCGCGACGTGCACGGCTCGCGTGACAGCGGAAGGGCAGGGGCGATGCGCTGGTGCTCGACGGCGTCGGAGCAGCCCCGGCTCGAGGACGCGGCGCGCGAGGCCGCCGCGACGCTGCGCGCGCAGCTCGACGGCGCGCGTCCGGACCTGGTGATCGCGTTCCCCTCGGACCAGTACCGCGCCGATCACCGCGAGCTCTCCGCGATCCTCGCCGACGAGCTCGGCGGCGGTCTGCTGCTCGGCTGCTCGGCGCACAGCGTGATCGGCGGCGGGCGCGAGATCGAGCACGGCCCGGCGCTGTCGCTCACCGCGGCGTCGTTGCCAGACGTGAGCTTGACGCCGTTCCACGTCGACCTCGACGCGCTGCCCGAGCCCGACGCGCCGCCCGAAGCCTGGCGGCGCGTGTGCGGCGTCGACGCCGGCGTCGAGCCGCACTTCCTGCTGCTCGCCGACCCGTTCTCCTTCGACGTCGAGCGGCTGATCCGCGGGCTCGACGCGGCCTTTCCATCCAGCAAGAAGATCGGCGGCGTCGCGAGCGGCGGCCGCACGCCGGGCGACAACGCGCTGCTGCTCGGCGACCGCGTGCACCGCTCGGGTCTGGTCGGCGTGGCGATGGCCGGCAACCTCGAGCTCGACACCATCGTCGCCCAGGGCTGCCGTCCGATCGGCGTGCCGATGTTCGTCACGCGCTGCCGCGACAACGTCCTGCAGGAGCTCGACGGACGCCCCGCGCTCGAGGTGCTGCAGGACCTCTACGAGAGCCTGCCGCCGGCGGATCAGGAGCTGTGCCGCGGCTCGCTGTTCCTCGGCATCGAGATGAAGCAGGCGCAGGGCGAGTACCAGCAGGGCGACTTCCTGATCCGCAACCTGCTCGGCTCGGACCGCGAGGAGGGCACGCTGATCGTCGGCGCGCTGCTGCGGCCGCTGCAGGTCGTGCAGTTCCACCTGCGCGACGCGCTGACCTCGGCCGAGGACATCGAGCGCCGGCTCGCGCGCTACGAGGCGGAGCGCGGCACCGAGGCGGTGCGTGGCGCGGTCCTGTTCTCGTGCCTCGGGCGCGGCGTGCACCTCTACGGACGTCCGAACCACGACAGCGACGTCCTGCGCCGCCACCTGGGCGACGTCGCGCTGGGCGGCTTCTTCTGCAACGGCGAGATCGGTCCGGTGCAGGGGACGACGTTCCTGCACGGCTACACGAGCGCGCTCGGCATCTTCCGCTCGCGCGGCTGACGAGCTCGCGCGCTCGCGCGGGCTCACGGTGGCGTCACGGGTCTGCGGTGGACCCGGCTGCGCCGCCCCGATAGACGCGTACGACGTGCCCGTGGACGTACCCGCCTGGTGCCGCTCCGTGGCCGGCGAGGGCCCGGTGCTCGTGGTCGTGCCGCACGGCGGACTGTGCGCGCACGATCTGCTCGAGCTGCGTCGCGGCGGCACGCTGCGCGGCAACGACCTGCACACCGGCGAGGTCGCGCGCGCGCTCGCGCAGCGCCTCGGCGCGTCGCTGATCGAGAACCTCGCGGTCGACCGCAACCAGCTCGATCTGAACCGCGTCGACGAGGTCACGACCCACGCGCCGTGGTTTCTCGACCTGCTGCGCGAGCACCTCGGACGCATCCTCGCGCGCCACGCGCACGCCGAGGTGCTGTTCGTGCACGGCTGGCACGTCGTGCAGCCGACCTGCGACGTCGGCGTCGGGGCGCGGCTCGCGACACCGACGGAGGCGGCGAAGCTCGCGCCGCGGCTCACGGCGTCGCCGAGCTACGTCGCGAGCGCGCTCGACACGCTGCGCGCGCTCGGCGCACGCGACGGCATCCACACGACTTTCGGCGAGCGCTGGCCTGCGGCGCACCCGAACAACGTCATGCAGCTCTTCCGTCGCGTGCCGCGCGCGACCGGCGGGCCGTGCGCGGCGCTCGCGGATCTGACCGCGTCGGGGCGCACGCACGCGGTGCAGCTCGAGCTCGGCGCGCCGCTGCGCTTCCCGGGCGCCTGGCGCGAGCGCTTCGTCGCCGCGGCGGCCGCGGCGTTCGGAGGCGCAGCGCAGCGCGCGAACGTGGACGCGGGCGCGAGCGTGGCGACGCCGTCCGCAGCGCTCGTCGCGCCGCGTGGGCACGCCGACGCGCGGCGTGGGCACGGCGACGCCGCGCAGCGTGCGGCCGCGGCGACGGCCGGCGCGCATGCACCCGTGCGCGGCGTCGCGCTGCAGGCGCACGACGCCGCGGTCGGCGCGCACGGCCTCGGCATCGTCGCCGGCCTGGGCGCGCTCGGACCCGACGAGATCGGCGGACGCCTGCTGCTCCTGCCCGGCGGCCAGCGCGTGCTGCTCTTCACCGGACACGGCCGCCCACGCGCCGACGGCCGCCTCGCGCTCGCCGGGCTCGAGGCGGAGATCGGCGAGCACACGGCCTGGGTTCGCTTCCGCGGACCGCTGCTCGACATCCCCGATGCCGCGCTCTACTTCCGCGACGAGCGCGCGCAGCTCGCGGCCCGCGTCGTCGGCGCCGACGTCGAGCTGCACTACGCGACGAGCGAAGCGCGCACCTGGGGGTGGCTCGAGGGGCGCGTCAGGCTCGACGGCGCCGTGCTGCGCGTCGGCGCGACGGCGTTCACCGATCCCGTGCTCGCGCGTCTCGCGCCGGAGCGTCCGGGCGTGCGCCTGCGCCTCGTCGCCTCGTTCGGCGCCGACCTCGGCGCGGTCGCGGATCTCGACCCCGGCGAGCCCGCGTCGTCGCTGCGGCTGCTCGGGGACGACGGCGCGACGGCGCTCGCGCTCGCCGAGGAGGCCGACGGTGCGCACGCGCCGCTGCCGGACGTCGTGCCGGGACGGCTCACGCCGCCTTTCGCGCTCGCGCTGCGCGGCGGTGGCGCGCTGCGCTGCACGCCGCGCAGCCACGTCACCATCCTGCGTCCGGTGCGTCCCGGGCTGTTCGCGCGGGTGACCTTCGGCGTCGCGGGCTACGCGCTCGGCGAGCGACGTGGTAGCGGCTTCTACGAGCACACGACCGCGTTCGCCTGCGGCGCGGACGCCCGCGAGCCGACATGAAGACCATCGATCTGCGCAGCGACACCGTCACCCGTCCGACGCAGGCCATGCGCGCCGCGATGGCGGCGGCGGAGGTCGGCGACGACGTCTACGGCGAGGACCCGACGGTCAACGCGCTGCAGGAAGAAGCCGCGCGTCTGACCGGCAAGGAGGCCGCGCTCTTCGTGCCGAGCGGCACGATGGCGAACCAGGCGGCGCTGCGCGCGCTCACGCGGCACGGCGACCTCGTGCTCGCGACCGAGGGCGCGCACCTCGAGCGCTTCGAGTCCGGCGCCGCGGCGGCGATCTCGGGCGTGCAGGTGAAGACCGTCGGGCGCGACGGCACGCTCGACCCCGACGACGTCCGACGCGCGCTCACGCCGCGCGACCACCACTTCGCGCCGCTCACGCTGGTCGCGCTCGAGAACACGCACAACACGGCGGGCGGACGCGTCTTCCCGCTCGACCTGCTGCGCAGCGTGATCGACGTCGCGCGCGAGCACGGGCTCAAGCTGCACCTCGACGGCGCGCGGCTCTTCAACGCCGCGGTCGCGAGCGGCGTGCCGGTCGCGGAGTGGGCGCGCGGCTTCGACACCGTGACCTTCTGCCTGTCGAAGGGGCTCGGCGCGCCGGTCGGGTCGGTGGTGTGCGGCTCGGCCGAGGTCATCGAGCGCGTGCACCGCGTCCGCAAGATGCTCGGCGGCGGCATGCGCCAGGCGGGCATCCTCGCCGCCGCGGGGCTGTATGCGCTCCGTCACCACGTCGAGCGGCTCGCCGAGGACCACGCCAACGCGCGGCGCCTCGCCGAGGGTCTCGCCGAGCTGGGTCTCACCGTCGACCCGTTCCCGGAGACCAACATCGTGCTGTTCGGCGCACCGAAGGCCAAGTTTGGCCTTGCGCTGCGCTCGCGCGGCGTCCTGGTCAACGAGGTCGGTCCGCGTCGCTACCGCGCGGTGACCCACCTCGACGTGTCGGCGGACGACGTCGAGGACGCCTTGGCGCGGATCCGGGACGCGCTCGACGCCGCGGCCTGAGGCGCGCGAGCCGCTCGGCCTGAGCTGCTCACGGCGTCGCACGAGCGGCGTCCGTCGCGCTGCCCGGCCCGGTCGCGGCCGCGCTCTGCCGCACGAGCTGCGCGCGTCCCGGCTCCTCGCCAGCGCGCAGCGCACTGCGCATGTCGGTCGCCTCCTGCGACCGTTCGCCGCGCCGCAGGTGCGGATGCGCCAGCGCGCGTGCGATGGCGGTGAATGGCGCCGCGGCGGGTGACGTCCATGTCGGGCAGGCGCCGCGCCGGGGACGCGGGCTCGTTCTTTGGCACGAAACGACCGATGCAACGACCGGTGCGAATGCGACTTGCACGGGGCCGCTGGAGCGGCCACAACGATCGCCGGGCGGCGCTGCGTCGAACGCCTCGGGAGAGCATCGGATGGCGGACATGAGAGCGAGCGCTGACCCACGGACGAGCTGCACGACCTCGCGCGCGAGGCGGCGGCTGGATGTCGCCCGCGCGCCGCTCTCGGCCGGTGCGCTGCTCGTCGCTCTCGCGCTGCTCGTGACCGGGGCGCTGCTGCCGACCGCCGTCCAGGCCGGCGACGTCGGACGCCTGATGGCGATCGCCCGCGAGCGCGGCACCGCGCGCGTGCTGGTCCGGCTCGACGTCCCGGAGGCGGCCGCGGCGGCGCCCGATGCCTCCGAGGCCTCTCGGGTCGCGTCGCGGCGCACGGCGATCCGCGCGTCGCGAGCCAAGCTCGCGCGCGACCTCGGCAGCACCGCGTGGGCGGTGGCGCGCGAGTTCGACACGATCCCGTACGTCGCGCTCGAGGTCACGCCCGCAGCGCTCACGGCGCTGACGCTGTCCGGCGCGGTCGTCGACGTCGAGGAGGACCGCCTCGAGAAGGTCATGCTGCCCGAGAGCGTGCCGCTGATCGGCGGCGACGCCGCGTGGAGCGCCGGCTTCGACGGCGACGGCTGGGTGGTCGCGATCCTCGACACCGGGGCGCTGCGCACGCACCCGTTTCTCGCCGGCAAGATCGTCGACGAGGCGTGCTTCTCCCGCACCGGCGACTGCCCCAACGGTCAGACCGAGCAGTTCGGACCCGGCGCAGGTGCGCCGTGCGCGTACGCGGAGATCGCGTGCCAGCACGGGACGCACGTCGCCGGCATCGCGGCGGGCCGCAACGCGGAGTTCGCCGGCGTCGCGCGCGGCGCGGGCATCATCTCGATCCAGGTGTTCTCGCGCTTCGAGGGGCGCGACTGCGACGACGACATCGAGGACCCGTGCGCGAAGTCCTACACGTCCGACACGATCGCGGCGCTCGAGTGGCTCTACGAGATGCGCAACACGTACAAGATCGCGGCGGCCAACCTGAGCCTCGGCGGCGGCAGCTTCTCCTCGCAGGCGACGTGCGACATGCAGGACGGCGCGCGCAAGGCGGCGATCGACCTGCTGCGCTCGGTCGGCATCGTGACCGTCGCGGCGTCGGGCAACGAGGCGAGCACGAGCGCGCTCTCGGCGCCGGGCTGCATCAGCTCCGCGGTGAGCGTCGGCGCGGTGAACAAGGGCGACCAGATCGCGGGCTTCTCGAACTCGGCGTCGTTCTTGACGCTGCTCGCGCCGGGCACGTCGATCTGGTCCTCGGTGCCGCCGGACGGCTTCGAGTTCGTCTCCGGAACCTCCGAGTCGACGCCGCACGTCGCGGGCGCGTTCGCCATCCTGAACCAGCGCCTCGGCCGCGGCGACGTCGACCTCGTGCTCTCCATCCTGCAGCAGACCGGCGTGCCGATCCGCGACCCGCGCAACGGCGTCGTCAAGCCCAGAATCGACATCCTCGCGGCGCTCGAGGCGCTGCCGATCGGCAACCCGTCGGGCCTGCAGATCACGCCGGATCAGGCGCGCACGCTGATCAGCAAGGACGTCGGCAACGAGCGCTGGGCGATCAGCTACAACCCGGAGGACCAGACGATCACGGGCAACGTGTTCGACGCGAGCGGCGGGCCGCCGAAGTTCGTCTGGTGCGAGCGCACGGGCGACGACGGCAACCCCGATCCGTACGACGTGCAGATCGACTTCGCGTGCTCCGGCGCCGACGCCTGCACGGGATCGTCGTGCCCCGTCGACGACTGGACGTTCATCGGCGAGGTGCCGCTGCCGGGCTCGTTCCTGCTGCCGCCGCGCGGCCAGGTCGCGAGCACGGGCGGCGCGGCGCCGGGGCCCGGTGGAACGTCCGGCGGGAGCGGCCGGCCGTCCGGCCTGCAGATCACGCCCGACCGGCGCCGCACGCTGATCAGCAAGGACGTCGGCAGCGAGCGCTGGGCGATCACGCTCAACCCGGACCAGACGGTCACCGGCAACGTCTTCCAGGCGAACGGTGCCGAGCCGAGCTTCGTCTGGTGCGAGCGCACCGGCGACGACGGCAACCCGGATCCGGCGCGCGTCATCATCTCGTTCTCCTGCTTCGGCGCGGATCGCTGCCAGCAGCAGAGCTGCTCGCCCGACGAGTGGACGTTCATCGGCGACGTGGAGCTGCCGGGCTCGTTCTTCCTGCCGGGCTGAGCAGGACGGACGCGCGCGTCGCCGGGAGTTGACCCGGGCCACGTTCGGGCCGAAAGCTGGAAGCATGGGCTACGCGGCGCGCGTCGGCGCCGAGCGCTTCGTCTTCGCGGACCTGCGCGAGGTGCTCGCGAAGGCGAACGAGGAGAAGTCGGGCGACCAGCTCGCGGGGATCGGCGCGCGCTCGGAGAGCGAGCGCGTCGCGGCGAAGCTCGTGCTCGCCGACCTCACGCTCGCCGAGATCGTCGCGAATCCGCTGATCGACCCCGAGCGTGACGAGGTCAGCCGCCTGATCCTCGAGACGCACGATCGCGCGGCGTTCGCGCAGATCGCGAGCTTGACGGTGGGCGAGCTGCGCGAGCTGCTGCTGCGCGCCGACGGTCGCGAGGCGGTCTCGCCGTGGGCGCTGACGCCGGAGATCGCGGCCGCGGTCGCGAAGCTGATGAGCAACAAGGACCTGGTGCTCGCGGCGCGCGGGCTTCGCCGCGTCACGCGGTGTCGCAACACGCTCGGCGAGCCGGGCGTGCTCGCGATCCGCGTGCAGCCGAACCATCCCGCGGACGACGTCGCGGCGATCCTGCTGTCGACCGTCGAAGGCTTGCTCTATGGCTGCGGCGACGCGGTGATCGGCGTCAATCCGGCGAGCGAGTCGGTCGACACGGTGGCGGCGATCCTGCACGCGCTCGCGCGTCTGGTCGACGGCTTCGCGATCCCGACGCAGACCTGCTGCCTCGCGCACGTCAGCACGCAGCTCGCGGCGCTCGAGCGCGGCGCGCCGGTCGACCTGCTGTTCCAGTCGATCGCCGGCACCGAAGCGGCGAACGCGAGCTTCGGCGTCTCCCTCGCCATGCTGCGCGAGGGGCGCGAGCGCGTGCTCGAGCACCACCGCGCGCGCGGCGTCGCGTGGGTCGGCGACGACGTCATGTACTTCGAGACCGGGCAGGGGAGCGCGCTCTCCGCCGAGGCGCACCACGGCATCGACCAGCTCACGTGCGAGGCGCGCGCCTACGGCGTCGCGCGCGCCTTCTCGCCGCTGCTGGTCAACACGGTCGTCGGCTTCATCGGCCCGGAGTACCTCTACGACGAGCGCCAGATCGTCCGCGCCGGGCTCGAGGACCACTTCATGGGCAAGCTGCTCGGCCTGCCGATGGGCTGCGACGTCTGCTACACGAACCACGCGCAGGCCGACCAGAACTCCGCCGACAATCTGCTGCTTCTGCTCGCCGCCGCGGGCTGCAACTACTTCATGGGCGTCCCGTGCGCGGACGACGTGATGCTCGGCTACCAGTCGACGAGCTACCACGACGCGGCGTCGGTGCGCCGCATCTTCGGGCTGCGTCCCGCGCCCGAGTTCGAGCGCTGGCTCGCGGAGCGCGGAATTTGGATCGACGGTGAGCTCGCGGCGCAGAGCGACGCGCTGCGCGACGACCTGCTGCGCGCGGCCGAGCGCCTCGCGCTGCCGGGGACGGCGTGAGCGCGCGCGACGACGACGCCACGCGCGCTCGCGACGACGTGACGCGGACGCGTCCGGAGGGCGTTGCGGCTGCCGGCGAGCGCGCGCTCGCCGAGGCCGTGCTCGCGCGCACGCCGGCGCGCATCCTGGTCGGCCGCGCCGGCACCGCGTACCGCACGCCGACGCAGCTCGAGCTGCGCCGCGACCACGCCGCCGCGCGCGACGCCGTGCGCGCCGAGATCGACCTGCACGGCGACCTCGGCACCGAGCTGGTCGAGCGCTGGCGTCTGTTCGAGGTGCGGACCGAGTGCCGCGACAAGGACGAGTACCTGATGCGCCCCGACCTCGGACGCAGGCTCTGCGAGGCGGCGCGCGAGCGCGTGCGCGCCGAGTGTCCGCCGCGCGCCGACCTGCAAGTCGTGATCGGCGACGGGCTCTCGGTCGCCGCGGTGAGCGCGCAGGCGCCGGCGCTGCTCGAGCCGCTCGCGCGCGCGGCGGCGGAGCGCGGCTGGACGTTCGGACGTCCGTTCGTCGTGCGCTACTGCCGCGTCGGCGTGCTGAACGAGATCGGCGCGTTGCTCGAGCCCGAGGTCGTCGTGCTGCTGATCGGCGAGCGTCCCGGGCTGCGCACGGCCGCGAGCCTGTCGGCGTACATGGCGTGGCGGCCGCGTCCGGGGCACAGCGACGCGGACCGCAATCTCGTGTGCAACATCCACGAGCGCGGGGTCGCGACCGACCTCGCGGTCGCGCGCATCGTCGCGCTCGCGGAGACGATGCGCGCCGCGCGCGCGAGCGGTGTCGCCGTCAAGGAGGATCTGGCGCGCCTCGCGGACGAGACGCGGCTCCTCGGCTGAGCGCGGCGCAAAAAGCCGGCGCGACCCTGCGGCCGCGCCGGCTTCTCCATCAGACGTCCGTCAGACGTCCGTTCTCGTGCGCCGACGTGCGCGTCAGCTCGCGCCCGGGGCCTTCTCGAGCGGCTTCTTGAACGCCTCGTGCTCGGACGCGAAGCGCAGCTTCTCGGGATCGAACAGCTCGTCCGGAAGCTCGACGTCGTAATCGATCGCCGTCACGTCGAGCGTCGAGCTGGTGTTGCTCGCGAGCGTCTGCATGCGGATCTGCAGCGGCGTCGGGACGCCGTCGACCTTCGAC
This window contains:
- the eutC gene encoding ethanolamine ammonia-lyase subunit EutC gives rise to the protein MSARDDDATRARDDVTRTRPEGVAAAGERALAEAVLARTPARILVGRAGTAYRTPTQLELRRDHAAARDAVRAEIDLHGDLGTELVERWRLFEVRTECRDKDEYLMRPDLGRRLCEAARERVRAECPPRADLQVVIGDGLSVAAVSAQAPALLEPLARAAAERGWTFGRPFVVRYCRVGVLNEIGALLEPEVVVLLIGERPGLRTAASLSAYMAWRPRPGHSDADRNLVCNIHERGVATDLAVARIVALAETMRAARASGVAVKEDLARLADETRLLG
- a CDS encoding ethanolamine ammonia-lyase subunit EutB, whose amino-acid sequence is MGYAARVGAERFVFADLREVLAKANEEKSGDQLAGIGARSESERVAAKLVLADLTLAEIVANPLIDPERDEVSRLILETHDRAAFAQIASLTVGELRELLLRADGREAVSPWALTPEIAAAVAKLMSNKDLVLAARGLRRVTRCRNTLGEPGVLAIRVQPNHPADDVAAILLSTVEGLLYGCGDAVIGVNPASESVDTVAAILHALARLVDGFAIPTQTCCLAHVSTQLAALERGAPVDLLFQSIAGTEAANASFGVSLAMLREGRERVLEHHRARGVAWVGDDVMYFETGQGSALSAEAHHGIDQLTCEARAYGVARAFSPLLVNTVVGFIGPEYLYDERQIVRAGLEDHFMGKLLGLPMGCDVCYTNHAQADQNSADNLLLLLAAAGCNYFMGVPCADDVMLGYQSTSYHDAASVRRIFGLRPAPEFERWLAERGIWIDGELAAQSDALRDDLLRAAERLALPGTA